A single window of Cytobacillus dafuensis DNA harbors:
- the queA gene encoding tRNA preQ1(34) S-adenosylmethionine ribosyltransferase-isomerase QueA — translation MKVELFDFHLPEELIAQTPLLERTGSRLMMLDKATGDIKHDIFKNLKDYLRAGDCLVLNDTRVLPARLLGEKEGTGAKIEVLLLKQQDGDVWETLVKPAKRIKEGTRIDFGNGILTAICVGTSEHGGRILEFQYEGIFYEVLEQLGEMPLPPYIKEQLDDRERYQTVFARERGSAAAPTAGLHFTEKLLEEIKDMGVHIAFITLHVGLGTFRPVSVEDINEHDMHAEFYQVTEGTARLLNEVRDHGGRIITVGTTSTRTLETIATEHNGRFEEGSGWTDIFIYPGYEFKAIDGMITNFHLPKSTLIMLISALAGRENVLKAYHEAVEEKYRFFSFGDAMLIL, via the coding sequence ATGAAAGTAGAATTATTTGATTTTCATTTACCAGAGGAATTAATTGCACAGACTCCTTTGCTTGAGAGAACAGGCAGCAGATTGATGATGCTTGATAAAGCAACTGGAGATATTAAGCATGACATATTTAAAAATTTAAAAGATTATTTAAGGGCTGGTGACTGTCTTGTCTTAAACGATACAAGGGTTTTGCCGGCAAGATTACTAGGTGAAAAAGAAGGTACAGGTGCAAAAATAGAAGTCCTGTTATTAAAGCAGCAGGATGGAGATGTTTGGGAAACGCTCGTCAAACCCGCAAAGCGAATAAAAGAGGGAACAAGAATAGATTTTGGAAATGGAATATTGACTGCTATTTGTGTTGGGACTTCTGAACATGGTGGAAGAATTCTTGAATTCCAGTATGAGGGAATTTTCTATGAGGTCTTGGAACAGCTAGGTGAGATGCCTCTGCCACCATACATAAAAGAGCAATTAGATGATCGCGAACGATACCAGACAGTTTTTGCACGTGAACGTGGATCTGCAGCAGCACCTACAGCCGGACTTCATTTTACCGAAAAATTATTAGAGGAAATTAAAGATATGGGTGTGCATATTGCCTTTATCACTCTTCACGTTGGCCTTGGAACCTTTCGACCTGTTAGTGTAGAGGATATTAACGAGCATGATATGCATGCTGAGTTCTATCAAGTAACCGAGGGAACGGCAAGACTTCTAAACGAGGTCCGTGATCATGGAGGCAGAATCATAACTGTTGGTACCACTTCGACAAGAACACTTGAAACTATAGCAACTGAGCATAATGGGCGTTTTGAAGAAGGAAGTGGCTGGACAGATATATTTATTTATCCTGGCTATGAATTCAAGGCGATTGATGGAATGATTACAAATTTTCATTTGCCAAAATCAACTCTTATTATGCTAATAAGTGCCTTAGCAGGCAGGGAAAATGTATTGAAGGCATATCATGAAGCCGTTGAAGAAAAATATCGTTTCTTTAGTTTTGGAGATGCGATGCTAATTCTATAG
- the secDF gene encoding protein translocase subunit SecDF, producing the protein MVKRGRIVAFFLIVLLLGSLIGTTTNNILKNIKLGLDLQGGFEVLYEVSPIEEGQKIDKKVLASTAKALDKRVNVLGVSEPNIQVEGENRIRVQLAGVTDQDKAREMLSTEANLSFRDVNDVKLMDGTDLAENGAKQTFDENGKPSVSIKLKSASTFRDVTQKIVNMGQPNNLLVIWLDFEEGKDSFRAEAGKENPSYLSAPAVSQVFNQDTVSIVGNFTVEEASTLADLLNAGSLPVKLTEVYSTSVGAQFGEKALDKTILAGIIGISVIFLFMIVYYRFPGLIATVTLSIYIYLVLLIFDWMNGVLTLPGIAALILGVGMAVDANILTYERIKEEIKVGRTVKSAFHAGSKNAFVSIFDANITTLLAAGVLFAYGNSSVKGFATMLIISILVSFLTAVYGSRLLLGLWVDSNLFNKKPGWFGVKKSEIHDIAENFDAHDLKTKFDKFDFVKVRKKFYVFSALLMAGGIIAVSVFGLNLGIDFSKGTRIEIHSNDSLTKAEIKSELSKLNIETDDIVISGGNKEIGVARLKEVLTKEEIAKLKVDFNKEFGSDPTVSTVSPTVGKELAKNALIALVIASIGIVIYVAIRFEMKMAIPAVVSLLHDAFLIVAVFSITRLEVDITFIAAVLTVVGYSINDTIVTFDRMRENMQKKKRLKTVEDIHDVINTALRQVMARSINTVLTVIIAILALLIFGSESIRNFSIALLVGTIAGVYSSIFLAAQLWGDWKTKELKEKGIIKTEKEKRKTSDEPQV; encoded by the coding sequence ATGGTTAAGCGCGGTCGCATAGTAGCATTCTTCCTGATCGTTTTATTGTTAGGAAGTTTGATTGGTACAACAACAAATAATATTTTAAAGAATATTAAGCTAGGTTTGGACCTTCAAGGTGGATTCGAAGTTCTTTATGAAGTTTCTCCAATTGAAGAAGGTCAAAAGATCGATAAAAAAGTATTAGCTAGTACCGCAAAAGCATTGGATAAGCGGGTAAACGTATTAGGTGTAAGCGAGCCTAATATTCAAGTAGAAGGAGAAAATCGAATTCGTGTTCAGCTAGCGGGCGTTACTGACCAAGATAAAGCTCGTGAAATGTTATCGACTGAAGCGAATTTATCTTTTCGTGATGTGAATGATGTAAAACTCATGGACGGAACTGATTTAGCTGAAAATGGGGCAAAACAAACCTTTGATGAGAATGGAAAGCCAAGTGTTTCAATAAAATTGAAAAGCGCTAGTACATTTAGAGATGTAACGCAAAAAATTGTTAATATGGGTCAGCCAAATAATTTATTAGTCATTTGGCTTGATTTTGAGGAAGGGAAAGATTCTTTCCGTGCAGAAGCAGGGAAGGAAAATCCAAGCTATTTATCTGCACCCGCAGTAAGTCAAGTATTTAACCAAGACACTGTATCAATTGTTGGTAACTTCACAGTCGAAGAAGCGTCAACATTGGCCGATTTATTGAATGCAGGTTCCTTGCCAGTTAAACTAACAGAGGTTTACTCAACATCTGTTGGCGCTCAATTCGGTGAGAAGGCATTGGATAAAACGATTCTTGCGGGGATTATTGGTATTTCAGTCATATTCTTGTTTATGATTGTTTACTATCGTTTCCCAGGTTTAATTGCAACAGTGACATTGTCCATTTACATTTACTTAGTTCTTTTAATATTTGACTGGATGAATGGAGTTCTCACTCTTCCTGGTATCGCAGCACTTATACTTGGGGTAGGGATGGCGGTAGATGCCAACATTCTTACTTATGAAAGAATTAAAGAAGAAATAAAAGTCGGCAGAACAGTAAAATCTGCTTTCCATGCTGGTAGCAAAAATGCGTTCGTATCTATTTTTGATGCTAATATTACAACGCTTTTAGCAGCAGGTGTTTTATTTGCCTACGGGAACAGCTCAGTAAAAGGGTTTGCAACAATGCTGATTATTAGTATTCTAGTCAGTTTCTTGACGGCAGTCTATGGCTCTAGATTATTGCTTGGCTTATGGGTAGATAGTAATTTGTTTAATAAAAAACCTGGTTGGTTTGGCGTTAAGAAAAGTGAAATTCATGATATTGCCGAAAATTTCGATGCACATGATTTAAAAACGAAATTTGATAAATTTGATTTTGTAAAAGTTCGTAAAAAATTCTATGTTTTTTCTGCTTTATTAATGGCAGGAGGAATCATTGCTGTAAGTGTTTTTGGATTAAATCTAGGAATCGATTTTTCAAAAGGTACTCGAATTGAAATTCATTCCAATGATTCTTTGACAAAAGCTGAAATTAAGTCTGAGTTGTCTAAGCTCAATATCGAAACCGATGATATTGTGATTTCTGGAGGGAATAAAGAAATCGGAGTAGCTAGACTAAAAGAGGTACTTACAAAAGAAGAAATTGCGAAATTAAAAGTAGATTTTAATAAAGAATTTGGCTCCGATCCAACGGTTAGTACAGTGTCTCCTACTGTAGGTAAAGAATTAGCGAAAAATGCATTGATTGCGTTGGTTATTGCTTCGATTGGCATCGTCATTTATGTAGCAATTCGTTTTGAAATGAAAATGGCTATTCCTGCCGTTGTTTCATTGTTGCATGATGCATTCTTAATTGTAGCAGTCTTTAGTATTACCCGATTAGAGGTTGATATCACCTTTATCGCAGCTGTATTAACGGTAGTTGGTTATTCTATTAATGACACAATTGTTACGTTTGACCGGATGCGTGAAAATATGCAAAAGAAAAAACGTCTGAAAACAGTTGAAGATATTCATGATGTTATCAATACAGCCCTTCGTCAAGTAATGGCAAGATCTATAAATACGGTATTAACAGTTATTATTGCTATTCTTGCCTTGCTCATCTTTGGCAGTGAATCAATCCGTAACTTCTCAATTGCATTACTTGTAGGAACAATTGCAGGAGTTTATTCATCCATTTTCTTAGCAGCTCAGCTATGGGGTGATTGGAAAACTAAAGAATTAAAGGAAAAGGGCATTATTAAGACAGAAAAAGAAAAACGTAAGACAAGTGACGAACCACAAGTTTAA
- the yajC gene encoding preprotein translocase subunit YajC, with amino-acid sequence MENMIATIGPLLLMFVLFYFLLIRPQQKRQKAVVQMQNDLKKGDKIVTIGGLHGFVDAIDEGKVVIKCGDGSRLTYDRAAIREVTESASGDMLAKS; translated from the coding sequence ATGGAGAATATGATAGCTACAATAGGACCACTATTGTTAATGTTTGTACTTTTTTATTTCTTGCTTATTCGTCCGCAGCAGAAGCGTCAAAAGGCGGTTGTGCAAATGCAGAATGACTTGAAAAAGGGAGATAAGATCGTAACAATTGGAGGTCTACATGGCTTTGTCGATGCAATTGATGAGGGGAAAGTAGTCATTAAATGTGGTGACGGAAGCCGTCTTACATACGACCGCGCAGCAATCCGCGAAGTAACAGAATCTGCTTCAGGCGATATGCTTGCAAAATCTTAA
- a CDS encoding post-transcriptional regulator has product MNISHTYDHLRIELQPVLQSKLEEFSLLEYGEVAEQDLWNFLVRKKWKNAVENKKISEIVQDIMAIKVGEYFNYATVESLKGAEFVFDDKDELRELLK; this is encoded by the coding sequence ATGAATATCAGCCATACATACGATCATCTTCGAATTGAATTACAACCAGTTTTGCAAAGTAAACTAGAGGAATTTTCGTTATTAGAGTACGGTGAAGTAGCAGAACAGGACTTGTGGAATTTTTTGGTTAGAAAAAAATGGAAAAATGCAGTTGAAAATAAGAAAATATCTGAAATTGTTCAGGATATTATGGCCATTAAGGTTGGAGAATATTTTAACTATGCAACCGTTGAGTCTCTTAAAGGGGCAGAATTTGTTTTTGATGATAAAGATGAACTACGAGAGCTTTTGAAATAG
- a CDS encoding cation diffusion facilitator family transporter, with the protein MSNNDRFKKAEFAAMLGIIINILLAALKWGIGVYAGSKALIADAVHSASDVAGSFAVYLGLKAAKQPPDEDHPYGHGKAESIAAIVVAVLLFIVGIEIGKSSFAAFFNPISAPKTIAIVAVLISIIVKEALFRYKYKLGKELNSDALIVNAYEHRSDVYSSIAALVGIGAAIIGGKLGIGWLEYADPVAGVIVSLMVIKMAWSLGKESIHNTLDHVLHEEDTVEFRKAIESIKEVKKIDQLHAREHGHYVIIDLKISVDPNMTVAEGHRVGKKVKNKLIEIDNVHNVFVHINPYYEDKK; encoded by the coding sequence TTGAGTAATAATGATCGTTTTAAAAAGGCTGAGTTTGCTGCAATGCTTGGCATTATCATAAATATTCTTCTAGCTGCTTTAAAATGGGGGATAGGGGTCTATGCAGGTAGTAAGGCATTAATTGCCGATGCTGTTCATTCTGCATCAGATGTTGCGGGATCTTTTGCTGTTTATTTAGGACTTAAAGCGGCTAAACAGCCACCAGATGAAGATCACCCATATGGACATGGAAAGGCTGAGTCGATAGCAGCCATTGTTGTAGCCGTGCTATTATTTATAGTTGGAATTGAAATCGGAAAATCATCGTTTGCAGCCTTTTTTAATCCAATATCAGCACCTAAAACGATTGCTATTGTAGCAGTATTGATATCAATTATTGTAAAAGAGGCTCTATTTCGCTATAAGTATAAATTAGGGAAGGAACTTAATAGTGATGCATTAATCGTTAATGCCTATGAGCACCGCTCTGACGTTTATTCATCTATTGCAGCATTGGTAGGAATTGGCGCTGCAATCATTGGTGGTAAGCTAGGCATTGGATGGTTAGAATATGCGGATCCAGTAGCTGGTGTTATCGTGTCACTTATGGTTATTAAAATGGCATGGTCCTTAGGGAAAGAGTCTATTCATAATACACTTGATCATGTTCTGCATGAAGAGGATACAGTCGAATTTAGAAAGGCGATCGAATCAATAAAGGAAGTAAAAAAAATTGACCAACTGCATGCAAGAGAACATGGCCACTATGTCATAATAGACTTAAAAATATCAGTTGATCCGAATATGACTGTTGCAGAAGGACATCGTGTGGGAAAAAAGGTGAAAAATAAATTAATTGAAATAGACAATGTACATAATGTATTTGTCCATATAAACCCTTATTATGAAGATAAAAAATGA
- the tgt gene encoding tRNA guanosine(34) transglycosylase Tgt, with translation MTAIRYELIKTCKQTGARLGRVHTPHGSFETPVFMPVGTLATVKTMSPEELKQMGAGIILSNTYHLWLRPGQDIVEEAGGLHKFMNWDRAILTDSGGFQVFSLSEFRKIEEEGVHFRNHLNGDKLFLSPEKAMDIQNSLGSDIMMAFDECPPYPASFEYMKKSVERTSRWAERCLKAHKRPNDQGLFGIVQGGEYEELRTQSAKDLVSLDFPGYAVGGLSVGEPKDIMNRVLEFTTPLLPSNKPRYLMGVGSPDSLIDGAIRGIDMFDCVLPTRIARNGTLMTSEGRLVVKNAKFARDFGPIDEHCDCYTCRNYSRAYIRHLIRCDETFGIRLTTYHNLYFLLKLMEGVRQAIREDRLGDFREEFFEKYGFNKPNAKNF, from the coding sequence TTGACAGCAATTCGTTATGAATTAATAAAAACCTGCAAACAAACAGGCGCCCGTCTTGGACGTGTCCATACACCACATGGTTCATTTGAAACACCTGTATTTATGCCTGTAGGGACTCTTGCAACTGTAAAGACCATGTCACCTGAAGAATTGAAGCAAATGGGTGCCGGTATTATTTTGAGCAATACGTATCACCTCTGGCTTCGTCCTGGGCAAGATATTGTTGAAGAAGCTGGTGGCCTTCATAAATTTATGAACTGGGATCGGGCTATATTGACTGACTCTGGAGGCTTTCAAGTATTCAGCTTAAGTGAGTTCCGGAAAATTGAAGAAGAAGGAGTTCATTTTCGAAATCATTTAAATGGAGATAAGCTCTTTTTATCACCTGAAAAGGCGATGGACATTCAAAACTCACTTGGATCGGATATTATGATGGCATTCGATGAATGTCCTCCATATCCTGCATCATTTGAATATATGAAAAAGTCCGTAGAGAGGACTTCTCGGTGGGCGGAACGGTGCTTAAAGGCGCATAAACGCCCGAATGATCAAGGCTTATTCGGAATCGTCCAAGGTGGAGAGTATGAAGAATTAAGAACACAAAGTGCAAAGGACTTAGTATCACTGGATTTTCCTGGATATGCTGTTGGCGGACTATCTGTAGGGGAGCCTAAAGATATCATGAATCGTGTTCTAGAATTTACGACTCCTTTACTGCCTTCTAATAAACCGCGGTATTTAATGGGGGTTGGATCTCCAGACTCGTTAATTGATGGAGCAATCCGTGGAATCGATATGTTTGATTGCGTACTTCCAACCAGAATTGCACGTAATGGAACCTTAATGACGAGTGAAGGTCGTTTAGTTGTAAAAAATGCTAAATTTGCAAGAGATTTTGGTCCGATTGATGAGCATTGCGATTGTTACACATGTCGAAATTATAGCCGTGCTTATATCCGTCATTTAATTCGATGTGATGAAACATTCGGAATAAGACTTACAACTTACCATAATCTTTATTTTCTGCTAAAATTGATGGAAGGGGTCAGACAAGCAATCAGAGAAGATCGTCTTGGTGACTTTAGAGAAGAGTTTTTCGAAAAATACGGCTTTAATAAGCCTAATGCGAAAAATTTCTAA
- the ruvB gene encoding Holliday junction branch migration DNA helicase RuvB, which translates to MEERIISSEADLNEISLEQSLRPQNLNQYIGQDKVKENLEVFIKAARLRQETLDHVLLYGPPGLGKTTLAAIIANEMGVNIRTTAGPAIERPGDLAAILTALEPGDVLFIDEIHRLPRTIEEVLYPAMEDFCLDIVIGKGPSARSVRLDLPPFTLVGATTRAGSLSAPLRDRFGVLSRLEYYNESQLKEIVTRTADVLDTKIEAKAAKEIARRSRGTPRIANRLLRRVRDFAQVKGNGVVDEGQAKEALELLQVDRLGLDHIDHKLLRGIIEKFRGGPVGLETISATIGEEAHTIEDVYEPYLLQIGFLQRTPRGRIVTDLVYRHFQMELPSQ; encoded by the coding sequence ATGGAAGAGCGGATAATATCGAGTGAGGCTGACTTAAATGAAATATCATTAGAGCAAAGCCTTCGTCCTCAGAACTTAAATCAATATATCGGGCAGGATAAAGTAAAAGAAAATCTTGAAGTTTTCATTAAAGCTGCAAGACTTAGGCAGGAAACGCTTGATCATGTTTTGCTATACGGACCTCCAGGGTTAGGGAAAACGACCCTCGCTGCAATCATTGCTAATGAAATGGGTGTAAACATCCGTACCACAGCTGGCCCTGCCATTGAACGACCAGGAGATCTTGCGGCAATTCTTACAGCTTTAGAGCCCGGAGATGTATTATTTATTGATGAAATCCACCGTCTGCCAAGAACGATTGAAGAGGTTTTATACCCAGCTATGGAAGATTTCTGTCTGGATATTGTCATAGGAAAGGGCCCAAGCGCAAGATCTGTAAGGCTTGATCTGCCTCCTTTTACATTAGTTGGTGCCACAACAAGAGCTGGTTCTTTGTCTGCTCCATTAAGAGATCGATTTGGGGTTCTTAGCAGACTTGAGTATTATAATGAGTCTCAGCTGAAAGAAATTGTGACTAGGACTGCTGATGTATTAGATACAAAAATTGAAGCCAAAGCAGCAAAGGAAATTGCCAGAAGATCGAGAGGGACGCCCCGAATAGCGAATAGGCTGCTGAGAAGGGTGAGAGATTTTGCTCAGGTGAAGGGAAATGGTGTAGTTGATGAAGGGCAAGCAAAAGAAGCATTGGAACTTCTTCAAGTAGACCGTTTAGGGCTAGACCATATTGACCATAAATTATTAAGAGGGATCATTGAGAAATTCCGTGGAGGTCCTGTCGGATTAGAAACAATCTCTGCAACGATTGGTGAGGAAGCACATACAATTGAAGATGTTTACGAACCATATTTATTACAAATAGGATTCCTTCAACGGACACCGAGAGGAAGAATTGTAACAGACCTTGTGTATCGTCATTTTCAAATGGAGCTGCCATCTCAATAA
- a CDS encoding TIGR04086 family membrane protein: protein MLYPQGRRERDNIEESKNVSGAILYGIIAVFLLAIFSSLIFSLLLKFTSLQESSLQFIITAISFVSLFIGGFISGGKGKQKGWLLGGLTGLIYSTIIFLFQYLGFDKLFDFQQMIYHICFILTAMMGGILGVNLSNKSRNA from the coding sequence TTGCTATATCCACAGGGTCGAAGGGAGAGGGACAATATAGAAGAATCAAAAAATGTTAGTGGTGCAATCCTTTATGGGATCATTGCAGTCTTTTTACTTGCCATTTTTAGCAGTCTAATTTTTTCTTTGTTATTAAAATTTACATCTCTTCAGGAATCATCATTACAATTCATCATAACTGCGATTTCCTTTGTTTCTCTGTTTATTGGAGGATTCATCTCAGGAGGAAAAGGGAAACAAAAGGGGTGGCTTCTTGGAGGGTTAACTGGGCTTATCTACTCCACTATCATCTTCCTATTTCAATATTTAGGATTTGATAAGCTATTTGATTTTCAGCAAATGATCTACCATATTTGTTTTATACTTACTGCCATGATGGGTGGTATTCTTGGTGTGAATTTGTCAAATAAATCAAGAAATGCCTAA
- the spoVB gene encoding stage V sporulation protein B gives MSKFLKGTMILLAAGLVTRVLGFINRIVIARFIGEEGVGLFMMAFPTLILAVTITQFGLPVAISKNVAEAEAKGDTAKTKKILVVSLAITISLSAIFTPALIFLAPYLSETLFTDSRIYLPLLAIAPIVPIIAISSVIRGYFQGRQNMKPAAISQMLEQIVRISLIAAMTKAFLPYGIEYAAAGAMLASVIGELSSLLYLLATFKIKKKFRVRKQFFKYVKSGKSTFNELMSIALPTTGSRMIGSLAWFFEPIVVSHSLAIAGVAAVTATKQYGALTGFALPLLMLPSFITYSLSTALVPAISEANSRNDKQLIEYRLQQALRLTFLTGGLATVILFVLSEELMNVMYGSNSGAIFIKIMAPFIIFYYYQGPLQATLQGLNLARAAMINSLIGAVVKTAVIFILASQSSFGINGVAMGILVGFVLVTLLHFATVLKAISFTFYIRDYVKTFMVMGASGWGGFCLLQNIDVNIPLVMQVMIITITITVIYALLTLLLGLVSKDEISRIPWIGKTLSKLSFR, from the coding sequence ATGTCGAAGTTTTTAAAAGGAACAATGATTCTATTAGCAGCCGGACTTGTCACAAGGGTGCTTGGATTTATAAATCGTATTGTCATTGCCCGATTTATAGGAGAAGAAGGCGTCGGCTTGTTCATGATGGCTTTTCCTACATTAATTCTTGCTGTTACAATTACACAGTTCGGATTACCAGTTGCAATTTCAAAAAATGTAGCTGAAGCGGAGGCAAAAGGGGATACTGCCAAAACAAAGAAAATATTAGTCGTTTCTCTAGCGATAACAATATCACTATCAGCCATATTTACTCCAGCACTAATTTTTCTTGCTCCATATCTCTCGGAGACCCTTTTTACCGATTCCAGAATATATCTTCCTTTACTGGCAATAGCACCTATTGTTCCTATTATCGCCATTTCTTCAGTCATAAGAGGCTATTTCCAAGGAAGGCAAAACATGAAGCCAGCAGCAATTTCACAAATGCTTGAACAGATTGTAAGAATTTCATTAATCGCAGCAATGACGAAAGCGTTTCTTCCATATGGGATCGAATATGCAGCAGCTGGGGCGATGTTAGCTTCTGTTATTGGTGAATTAAGTTCATTATTATATTTATTAGCAACCTTTAAAATAAAAAAGAAGTTCAGAGTAAGAAAGCAATTCTTTAAATATGTAAAATCAGGAAAAAGTACATTTAATGAACTTATGAGCATTGCTCTTCCTACAACTGGAAGCAGAATGATTGGTTCGCTAGCTTGGTTTTTTGAACCGATTGTTGTTTCTCATAGCCTAGCAATAGCTGGTGTAGCCGCAGTTACAGCAACCAAGCAATACGGTGCACTTACAGGATTTGCACTGCCTTTATTAATGCTGCCATCATTTATTACTTATTCTCTTTCAACCGCCCTAGTTCCTGCAATAAGTGAAGCTAATTCTCGTAATGATAAGCAGCTAATTGAGTATAGGCTGCAGCAAGCGCTCCGTCTTACTTTTTTAACAGGGGGTCTAGCTACTGTCATTTTATTTGTCCTTTCTGAAGAATTGATGAATGTCATGTATGGCTCGAATAGTGGAGCTATATTTATTAAGATTATGGCTCCATTCATTATTTTTTATTATTATCAAGGTCCACTTCAGGCGACACTTCAGGGATTAAATTTGGCAAGAGCAGCTATGATCAATAGTTTAATCGGTGCTGTTGTAAAGACAGCAGTCATTTTCATACTTGCCAGTCAGTCTTCATTTGGGATCAATGGTGTTGCAATGGGCATACTTGTTGGATTTGTTCTCGTCACTTTGCTCCATTTCGCAACTGTACTAAAAGCAATTTCATTCACTTTCTATATTCGTGATTATGTTAAAACTTTTATGGTTATGGGAGCTTCTGGCTGGGGAGGCTTTTGCCTTCTGCAAAATATAGACGTAAATATCCCCCTTGTCATGCAAGTAATGATTATTACTATTACGATAACCGTTATATATGCTCTTCTTACTCTGCTTCTAGGGCTTGTTAGCAAGGATGAAATTAGCCGTATTCCTTGGATAGGAAAGACTCTATCAAAGTTATCTTTTAGATAA
- a CDS encoding DUF421 domain-containing protein, protein MADFSIIILRTIFLYILILIIFRIMGKKELGQLSMIDFVVSIMIAEMAVLAIENPNTPLFTNVLPMLLLMAIQIILAFATLKSKKFRDLVDGKPTIIISKGKIDEEAMKRHRYNFDDLLLQLRGKDIRNITDVEFAILETTGELSVIKKDKKKTGNITIPLIVDGVIQETGLEKINETNLWLRQQLRKRGYTDIQKIAFCSFENGQFYIDLKNEKK, encoded by the coding sequence ATGGCGGATTTTTCTATCATCATTCTTCGGACAATTTTCCTGTATATACTAATTTTGATCATTTTTAGAATTATGGGAAAGAAGGAACTCGGTCAGCTAAGCATGATTGATTTTGTTGTTTCAATAATGATTGCCGAAATGGCAGTATTAGCAATTGAAAATCCAAATACTCCTTTATTTACAAATGTTCTCCCCATGTTATTACTTATGGCGATTCAAATCATTCTAGCCTTTGCTACATTAAAGAGTAAGAAATTCCGAGATCTTGTAGACGGAAAACCGACCATAATTATTAGTAAAGGGAAAATTGATGAAGAAGCAATGAAAAGGCATCGTTATAATTTTGATGATTTGCTTCTTCAATTGCGAGGGAAGGATATTCGAAATATTACGGATGTTGAGTTTGCTATATTAGAAACGACAGGTGAATTATCTGTAATTAAAAAAGATAAAAAGAAGACTGGCAATATAACAATACCGCTTATTGTAGATGGAGTAATACAGGAAACTGGCTTAGAAAAAATAAACGAAACGAACCTTTGGCTTCGTCAGCAGTTAAGAAAACGTGGATATACAGATATTCAAAAAATTGCTTTTTGCAGCTTTGAAAATGGACAATTTTATATTGATTTAAAGAATGAAAAAAAATAA